From a single Methanomassiliicoccales archaeon genomic region:
- a CDS encoding HAD-IA family hydrolase — MMHDHMTIKECFLFDAGNTLLRLNPSREELLLKILKTHGMETTLGKVKLAFMMNDHMMNIGGFTILSKEKRWQYWKEYTENLLNSTGLPLEEIDGVTESISGAFCSPKSWIPFYDVKPTLEKLRDSGCVMAIVSNAEHCLYRTLEIHDLAQYFETVVISEEVRVEKPDPLIFQEALTRLNIPPEKCVHTGDMMDADVRGARESGITPVWLDRQQLGKYTPEILRISTLTDLPVMFRLPGDGRVSL, encoded by the coding sequence GAGTGCTTCCTGTTCGACGCGGGAAACACCCTTCTGAGGTTGAACCCAAGCCGGGAGGAACTCCTTCTGAAGATACTGAAAACTCACGGGATGGAGACCACTCTGGGGAAGGTGAAGCTTGCCTTCATGATGAACGATCACATGATGAACATAGGTGGCTTCACCATCCTTTCGAAGGAGAAGAGATGGCAGTACTGGAAAGAATATACTGAGAACTTGTTGAATTCAACTGGACTTCCCTTGGAAGAAATTGATGGGGTGACAGAGAGCATTTCAGGAGCATTTTGCAGCCCAAAGAGCTGGATCCCCTTCTACGACGTCAAACCCACCCTGGAAAAGCTCAGGGATTCAGGATGTGTCATGGCGATCGTTTCCAATGCCGAGCACTGCCTCTACCGAACACTGGAGATTCATGACCTCGCGCAGTACTTCGAGACGGTCGTCATATCGGAAGAAGTGCGAGTGGAGAAGCCAGATCCATTGATATTCCAGGAGGCACTTACACGCCTGAATATTCCTCCTGAGAAATGCGTGCACACCGGTGACATGATGGATGCGGATGTCAGGGGGGCAAGAGAAAGTGGGATCACGCCCGTCTGGCTTGACAGACAGCAACTGGGTAAGTACACTCCAGAGATATTGAGGATCAGCACCCTCACCGATCTGCCGGTGATGTTCAGGCTTCCCGGTGACGGGCGCGTGAGCCTATGA